The Montipora foliosa isolate CH-2021 chromosome 1, ASM3666993v2, whole genome shotgun sequence genome has a window encoding:
- the LOC138009182 gene encoding uncharacterized protein has protein sequence MPELWLRKVFPKTVFVSTDLPEKRVRVTKSQQELDELDDDRTDIYRSNIIERYSIRPDSNTTIHNLCLAEFAAYYYKEYNTDPTKNDAQPEILTDDLTELHIQSTANTDIISLLPPKIKLLNTNEVMKCRKTRAVIRYHTPNKTKDPDKYFHHLLMLYYPWRNEDTLLGNEQTYASKFYESEVHTTVEQNRTRFEPDADAVSEALEALRKSEGNNLLHSFDSVNDQESEDLQLDMHSNSSCDQESFNKQEASHLSSTSNSQRAPILPTIAYHIQPTEISDDLLRESVRSLNVQQRVAYDLLLSWCRNKVKNIRSLTPNEINPIYLFLTGGGGSGKSHVTKLIYHTVVKTFKHVASNPELPTVLLMAPTGVSAINIEGTTINTALAIPKDAGENLPAMSDQKKTQMRLSFSELKLIIIDEIPMVSNRRVLHIHQRLKDIFCSSSSELFAGISVVVVGDFYQLPPIREKPIFENFKNNSYNLYHPWLVFRMVELTEIMRQKDDQHFNRLLNRLRTGSQTEQDINCINSRSISPLAGNYPSNTLHIWAENDPVNEHNNKQLEQLSTPLFVLRATDQYPPNATNQNINTTLSRGRSETGGLDFEVKIKEGARVMLTTNINIADRLINGQMGTVVKVDVNKVTQKPNVIYVKFDDKRAGTNLIQCSGSPFARQHRVVPIEPVLTKIKLRPGKLSSPEVQRIQFPITLAWACTVHKVQGLTLQNVVISFHLNKQKSFNYGQVYVALSRSTSLQGLHILGQINNKHVKANPRVHNEYDRLRRLNAEDIQKNANTDEERAQDTNSALTLSLLNIRSLRKHSSDVKCDENLFKSDILAFTETQLLPGNNDFDILQNLTPFTLYRYDHNSDKFCSLAICVKNNFHILNQEYFPTLNAVKFVVTCDTNDVQEPLNMSFLLLYRKNGSSILHFVSGIDYLLRAHSIDIILGDLNVNFFNTIDMQPLTNLMESFSYVQIIDEPTFISGEMSQQGPSKGNKHGFIHNLSPLKRSRGKGVHWFDFHLQTSPTKVQRVLAFNAPAHQQMQHFQDTKTPVFLKNLIIKQDESDWIFNQQSSVSVAPNSDITFNYKEQLQPMHLQTSCQG, from the exons ATGCCTGAACTTTGGTTAAGAAAAGTTTTCCCAAAAACAGTCTTTGTGAGCACTGATTTGCCAGAGAAAAGAGTTCGAGTTACAAAAAGCCAGCAGGAACTAGATGAACTAGATGATGACCGCACAGATATTTACAGATCAAATATAATAGAACGCTACAGTATCAGACCAGATTCGAACACTACCATTCATAACCTGTGTCTAGCTGAATTTGCTGCATACTACTATAAAGAATACAATACTGATCCCACAAAGAATGATGCACAACCAGAAATTCTTACAGATGATCTAACAGAATTGCATATTCAATCTACCGCAAATACAGATATCATCAGCTTGTTACCTCCCAAAATTAAATTACTTAACACTAATGAAGTCATGAAATGCAGGAAAACTAGGGCTGTAATAAGGTATCATACACCAAACAAGACAAAAGACCCTGACAAGTATTTTCACCACTTACTTATGCTGTATTATCCATGGAGGAATGAAGATACTCTTCTAGGTAATGAACAGACATATGCATCTAAATTCTATGAGTCTGAAGTGCACACTACTGTTGAGCAAAATAGAACAAGATTTGAACCCGATGCAGATGCTGTCTCAGAAGCACTAGAAGCTTTAAGAAAGAGTGAAGGCAATAATCTTCTCCATTCCTTCGACTCTGTAAACGATCAGGAAAGTGAAGACTTGCAGTTAGACATGCATAGCAATAGCAGTTGTGATCAGGAATCATTTAACAAACAAGAAGCTTCACATCTTTCCTCCACCTCCAACAGCCAACGTGCCCCAATACTTCCAACAATAGCGTACCACATTCAACCAACTGAGATTTCTGATGACTTGCTTCGGGAATCTGTGAGGTCACTAAACGTTCAGCAGCGTGTTGCATATGATTTGCTCCTATCTTGGTGCcgaaacaaagtaaaaaatatCCGCTCTTTAACACCAAATGAAATCAACCCAATATATCTCTTTCTCACTGGAGGTGGCGGATCTGGGAAAAGCCATGTAACAAAGTTGATATACCACACAGTAGTAAAGACATTTAAACATGTAGCAAGTAACCCTGAGCTACCAACAGTACTGTTAATGGCCCCAACAGGTGTCTCTGCCATAAATATTGAAGGAACAACAATAAATACCGCATTGGCTATTCCTAAAGATGCAGGTGAAAATCTCCCTGCAATGTCTGATCAAAAGAAAACTCAAATGAGACTTTCATTTTCTGAACTAAAGCTCATTATAATAGATGAAATTCCCATGGTTTCTAACAGGCGTGTTCTTCATATACACCAAAGACTAAAGGACATATTTTGCTCATCTAGCTCTGAACTGTTTGCTGGCATAAGTGTAGTTGTTGTAGGAGATTTTTATCAGTTACCACCAATAAGAGAAAAACCTATTTTTGAgaacttcaaaaataattcTTACAATCTGTACCACCCATGGCTTGTGTTCAGAATGGTAGAACTAACTGAAATAATGAGACAAAAAGATGATCAGCACTTCAATCGACTTTTAAACAGATTAAGAACTGGTTCACAAACAGAACAGGATATAAACTGCATTAACTCTCGATCAATATCCCCATTAGCTGGAAATTATCCATCAAATACACTTCACATTTGGGCAGAAAATGATCCTGTAAATGAGcacaacaacaaacaacttgAACAGCTGTCTACGCCTTTGTTTGTACTTAGAGCTACAGACCAATATCCACCAAATGCTACAAACCAGAATATCAATACAACATTGTCAAGAGGGAGATCAGAAACAGGAGGACTAGATTTTGAAGTTAAGATTAAAGAAGGAGCAAGAGTAATGCTTACTACCAACATAAATATTGCAGACAGACTAATAAATGGCCAAATGGGAACTGTAGTGAAGGTTGATGTCAACAAAGTTACACAAAAACCAAATGTAATTTATGTCAAATTTGATGACAAAAGAGCAGGAACCAATTTAATACAATGCAGTGGCAGTCCATTTGCAAGACAACATAGAGTTGTTCCTATTGAACCAGTACTAACAAAGATAAAACTACGACCAGGTAAACTATCTTCTCCAGAAGTACAACGTATTCAATTTCCAATTACCCTTGCTTGGGCATGCACAGTTCATAAAGTGCAAGGCTTGACACTGCAAAATGTTGTTATTAGCTTCCATTTAAACAAACAGAAATCGTTCAATTATGGACAAGTGTATGTTGCATTGAGCCGTTCAACTTCTCTTCAAGGACTCCATATTCTCGGCCAAATCAACAATAAACATGTGAAAGCAAATCCTAGAGTACATAATGAATATGACAGACTAAGAAGATTAAATGCAGAGGATATACAAAAAAACGCTAACACAGATGAAGAAAGGGCACAGGATACCAATTCAGCTTTAACATTATCTCTCCTAAACATACGCTCTCTCAGGAAACACAGTTCTGATGTTAAATGTGATGAAAATCTTTTCAAAAGTGATATTCTAGCTTTCACTGAAACACAACTTTTACCTGGAAATAATGACTTCGATATTCTACAAAATTTGACTCCCTTTACCTTATACAGGTATGATCACAATTCAGATAAATTTTGCAGTCTGGCAATCTGcgtgaaaaataattttcacatTTTGAACCAGGAATACTTCCCTACTTTAAATGCTGTTAAGTTTGTTGTAACTTGCGACACAAATGATGTACAAGAACCACTAAATATGTCTTTTCTCTTACTTTATCGTAAAAATGGCTCAAGTATTCTTCACTTTGTCAGTGGAATTGATTATTTACTTAGAGCTCACTCTATTGATATAATCCTAGGAGATCTGAATGTAAACTTCTTTAATACCATTGATATGCAACCACTTACTAACTTAATGGAATCTTTCAGTTATGTGCAGATTATAGACGAACCTACATTCATCTCGG GAGAGATGTCACAACAGGGTCCATCTAAAG GCAACAAACATGGCTTCATCCACAACTTAAGTCCACTGAAACGATCACGTGGAAAAGGTGTTCACTGGTttgactttcatttgcaaaCATCACCCACAAAGGTACAAAGAGTCCTAGCATTTAATGCTCCAGCACATCAACAGATGCAACACTTTCAAGACACAAAGACCCCAGTGTTTCTTAAAAACCTCATCATCAAACAAGATGAAAGTGATTGGATTTTCAATCAACAGTCAAGTGTATCAGTGGCCCCAAACAGTGACATCACCTTCAACTATAAAGAACAGCTACAACCGATGCATCTACAAACCAGTTGCCAAGGGTAG